In Felis catus isolate Fca126 chromosome C2, F.catus_Fca126_mat1.0, whole genome shotgun sequence, a single window of DNA contains:
- the TBCCD1 gene encoding TBCC domain-containing protein 1 isoform X2 — MDQSGVLLWVKAEPFIVGALQVPPPSKFSLHYLRKISTYVRTRATEGAYPRLYWSTWRHIACGKLQLAKDLAWLYFEIFDSLAVKTPEERLEWSELLSNCMSEDEVEKQRNQLSVDTLQFLLFLYIQQLNKVSLRTSLIGEEWPSPRNRSQSPDLAEKSSCHNKNWNDYSHQAFVYDHLSDLLELLLDPEQLTASFHSTHSSLVSREAVVALSFLIEGTVSGARKIYPLHELALWQPLHAESGFSRLSKTFSFYKLEAWLRTCLTGNPFGTSACLKSGKKLAWAHQVEGTTKRAKIACNTHVAPRMHRMVVMSQVYKQTLAKSSDTLVGAHVKIHRCNESFIYLLSPLRSVTIEKCRNSTFVLGPVQTALHLHSCDNIKVIAACHRLSISSTAGCVFHILTPTRPLILSGNQTVTLAPFHTHYPMLEDHMARTGLATVPNYWDNPMIVCRESSDTSVFRLLPPCEFYVFIIPFEMEGDTTEIPGGLPYAYQKALRQREQKIQIWQKTVKEARLTKDQRKQFQVLVENKFYEWLINTGHRQQLDSLVPPAAGSKQAAG; from the exons ATGGATCAGTCCGGAGTTCTCCTCTGGGTGAAAGCAGAACCCTTTATAGTGGGTGCCTTGCAAGTCCCCCCTCCATCCAAGTTCAGTCTTCACTATCTCAGGAAGATATCCACCTATGTGCGAACCCGGGCCACAGAGGGGGCTTACCCACGCCTGTACTGGTCTACGTGGAGGCACATTGCATGTGGGAAGCTGCAGTTGGCCAAGGATCTGGCGTGGctttactttgaaatatttgataGTCTTGCAGTGAAGACACCAGAAGAGCGCCTGGAATGGTCCGAGCTTCTGTCCAACTGCATGTCTGAGGATGAAGTCGAAAAGCAAAGAAATCAG CTTTCAGTGGACACCCTACAGTTTCTGCTCTTCTTATATATACAGCAGTTAAACAAGGTTTCCCTGAGGACATCTTTGATTGGAGAAGAGTGGCCTAGTCCCAGAAATAGATCTCAGTCTCCTGACTTGGCTGAAAAATCCAGTTGCCATAATAAG aACTGGAATGATTACAGTCACCAAGCATTTGTCTATGATCATCTGTCAGACCTCCTTGAGCTGCTTTTAGATCCAGAACAACTCACTGCATCATTTCATTCGACCCATAGTAGTCTCGTCTCTCGAGAAGCTGTTGTGGCCCTCAGCTTTCTGATTGAAGGTACAGTGAGTGGAGCCAGGAAGATATATCCACTTCATGAACTTGCACTGTGGCAACCACTACATGCAGAAAGTGGCTTCTCAAGGCTCTCTAAGACCTTTTCTTTCTACAAGCTGGAAGCCTGGCTGAGAACCTGTTTGACTGGGAATCCATTTGGTACATCTGCCTGCCTCAAGTCTGGAAAGAAATTGGCTTGGGCTCACCAAg TTGAAGGGACGACCAAAAGAGCTAAGATTGCTTGTAATACTCATGTGGCCCCTAGGATGCACCGCATGGTGGTGATGAGCCAGGTTTACAAGCAGACCTTGGCCAAGAGCTCAGATACTCTGGTGGGGGCACACGTAAAGATTCATCGTTGCAACGAATCTTTTATATATCTGCTGTCTCCCTTACG ATCTGTGACCATTGAGAAGTGCAGGAATAGCACATTTGTCTTGGGCCCCGTACAGACTGCTCTTCACCTCCACAGCTGTGACAACATTAAAGTCATTGCTGCCTGCCACCGTTTGTCCATCTCTTCCACGGCAGGTTGCGTCTTTCACATTCTGACGCCTACACGCCCACTTATTCTCTCTGGAAACCAGACGGTAACTTTGGCCCCTTTTCACACCCATTATCCAATGCTGGAGGATCACATGGCCAGGACCGGCCTTGCTACAGTGCCTAACTATTGGGATAATCCAATGATTGTGTGCAGAGAGAGCAGCGACACAAGTGTCTTCCGACTCTTACCACCTTGTgaattctatgtatttattatccCCTTTGAAATGGAAGGGGATACGACAGAGATACCTGGGGGGCTTCCGTATGCATATCAGAAAGCACTGCGTCAAAGAGAGCAGAAGATACAAATCTGGCAGAAAACTGTGAAGGAGGCTCGTTTGACAAA GGATCAGAGGAAGCAGTTCCAGGTACTCGTGGAGAACAAGTTTTATGAGTGGCTGATTAATACAGGACATCGCCAACAGCTGGACAGTCTGGTGCCCCCTGCCGCAGGCTCCAAACAAGCAGCAGGATAA
- the CRYGS gene encoding gamma-crystallin S, which produces MTKQMFDLKPAQYKCLCASNSVAIPDFSTGETNLCTKMSKSGTKITFYEDKNFQGRHYDCDCDCADFHMYLSRCNSIRVEGGTWAVYERPNFAGYMYILPRGEYPEYQHWMGLNDRLSSCRAVHLSGGGQYKIQIFEKGDFNGQMYETTEDCPSIMEQFHMREVHSSKVLEGAWIFYELPNYRGRQYLLDKKEYRKPIDWGAASPAVQSFRRIVE; this is translated from the exons ATGACTAAGCAAATGTTTGATTTGAAACCAGCCCAGTATAAATGTCTCTGTGCCTCTAACTCTGTAGCTATTCCGGATTTCAGCACTGGGGAAACCAATCTATGCACCAAAATGTCTAAATCTGGAACCAAG ATTACTTTCTATGAAGACAAAAATTTCCAAGGCCGCCACTATGACTGTGACTGCGACTGCGCAGATTTCCACATGTACCTGAGTCGCTGCAACTCCATCAGAgtggaagggggcacctgggctgTGTACGAGAGGCCCAACTTCGCCGGGTACATGTATATCTTACCCCGGGGCGAGTACCCTGAATACCAGCACTGGATGGGCCTCAACGACCGCCTCAGCTCCTGCCGGGCTGTTCATCTG TCTGGTGGAGGCCAGTATAAGATTCAGATCTTCGAGAAAGGAGATTTTAATGGTCAGATGTATGAAACCACTGAAGATTGCCCTTCCATTATGGAACAGTTTCACATGCGGGAGGTCCACTCCAGTAAGGTGCTGGAGGGTGCCTGGATTTTCTATGAGCTACCCAACTATCGTGGCAGGCAGTACCTCCTGGACAAGAAGGAGTACCGGAAGCCCATCGATTGGGGCGCAGCCTCCCCAGCTGTGCAGTCTTTCCGCCGCATCGTGGAGTAA
- the TBCCD1 gene encoding TBCC domain-containing protein 1 isoform X1 encodes MLVYAKKSFHTDVLRDNMDQSGVLLWVKAEPFIVGALQVPPPSKFSLHYLRKISTYVRTRATEGAYPRLYWSTWRHIACGKLQLAKDLAWLYFEIFDSLAVKTPEERLEWSELLSNCMSEDEVEKQRNQLSVDTLQFLLFLYIQQLNKVSLRTSLIGEEWPSPRNRSQSPDLAEKSSCHNKNWNDYSHQAFVYDHLSDLLELLLDPEQLTASFHSTHSSLVSREAVVALSFLIEGTVSGARKIYPLHELALWQPLHAESGFSRLSKTFSFYKLEAWLRTCLTGNPFGTSACLKSGKKLAWAHQVEGTTKRAKIACNTHVAPRMHRMVVMSQVYKQTLAKSSDTLVGAHVKIHRCNESFIYLLSPLRSVTIEKCRNSTFVLGPVQTALHLHSCDNIKVIAACHRLSISSTAGCVFHILTPTRPLILSGNQTVTLAPFHTHYPMLEDHMARTGLATVPNYWDNPMIVCRESSDTSVFRLLPPCEFYVFIIPFEMEGDTTEIPGGLPYAYQKALRQREQKIQIWQKTVKEARLTKDQRKQFQVLVENKFYEWLINTGHRQQLDSLVPPAAGSKQAAG; translated from the exons ATGCTCGT GTATGCCAAGAAGTCTTTTCACACAGATGTCCTTAGAGATAATATGGATCAGTCCGGAGTTCTCCTCTGGGTGAAAGCAGAACCCTTTATAGTGGGTGCCTTGCAAGTCCCCCCTCCATCCAAGTTCAGTCTTCACTATCTCAGGAAGATATCCACCTATGTGCGAACCCGGGCCACAGAGGGGGCTTACCCACGCCTGTACTGGTCTACGTGGAGGCACATTGCATGTGGGAAGCTGCAGTTGGCCAAGGATCTGGCGTGGctttactttgaaatatttgataGTCTTGCAGTGAAGACACCAGAAGAGCGCCTGGAATGGTCCGAGCTTCTGTCCAACTGCATGTCTGAGGATGAAGTCGAAAAGCAAAGAAATCAG CTTTCAGTGGACACCCTACAGTTTCTGCTCTTCTTATATATACAGCAGTTAAACAAGGTTTCCCTGAGGACATCTTTGATTGGAGAAGAGTGGCCTAGTCCCAGAAATAGATCTCAGTCTCCTGACTTGGCTGAAAAATCCAGTTGCCATAATAAG aACTGGAATGATTACAGTCACCAAGCATTTGTCTATGATCATCTGTCAGACCTCCTTGAGCTGCTTTTAGATCCAGAACAACTCACTGCATCATTTCATTCGACCCATAGTAGTCTCGTCTCTCGAGAAGCTGTTGTGGCCCTCAGCTTTCTGATTGAAGGTACAGTGAGTGGAGCCAGGAAGATATATCCACTTCATGAACTTGCACTGTGGCAACCACTACATGCAGAAAGTGGCTTCTCAAGGCTCTCTAAGACCTTTTCTTTCTACAAGCTGGAAGCCTGGCTGAGAACCTGTTTGACTGGGAATCCATTTGGTACATCTGCCTGCCTCAAGTCTGGAAAGAAATTGGCTTGGGCTCACCAAg TTGAAGGGACGACCAAAAGAGCTAAGATTGCTTGTAATACTCATGTGGCCCCTAGGATGCACCGCATGGTGGTGATGAGCCAGGTTTACAAGCAGACCTTGGCCAAGAGCTCAGATACTCTGGTGGGGGCACACGTAAAGATTCATCGTTGCAACGAATCTTTTATATATCTGCTGTCTCCCTTACG ATCTGTGACCATTGAGAAGTGCAGGAATAGCACATTTGTCTTGGGCCCCGTACAGACTGCTCTTCACCTCCACAGCTGTGACAACATTAAAGTCATTGCTGCCTGCCACCGTTTGTCCATCTCTTCCACGGCAGGTTGCGTCTTTCACATTCTGACGCCTACACGCCCACTTATTCTCTCTGGAAACCAGACGGTAACTTTGGCCCCTTTTCACACCCATTATCCAATGCTGGAGGATCACATGGCCAGGACCGGCCTTGCTACAGTGCCTAACTATTGGGATAATCCAATGATTGTGTGCAGAGAGAGCAGCGACACAAGTGTCTTCCGACTCTTACCACCTTGTgaattctatgtatttattatccCCTTTGAAATGGAAGGGGATACGACAGAGATACCTGGGGGGCTTCCGTATGCATATCAGAAAGCACTGCGTCAAAGAGAGCAGAAGATACAAATCTGGCAGAAAACTGTGAAGGAGGCTCGTTTGACAAA GGATCAGAGGAAGCAGTTCCAGGTACTCGTGGAGAACAAGTTTTATGAGTGGCTGATTAATACAGGACATCGCCAACAGCTGGACAGTCTGGTGCCCCCTGCCGCAGGCTCCAAACAAGCAGCAGGATAA